GTTGAACCCGACGAACATGAGCCAGAAGCTGATCTTGCCCAGACGCTCGTCGAGCAGGCGCCCGAGCATCTTCGGCCCCCAGTAGTACAGGCCGGCGAACATCGGAAACATCGCGCCGCCCGCGAGGACATAGTGAAAGTGCGCCACGACGAAGTACGAGTCCGTCGTCGCCTGATCGAACGGCACGGCGCTGAACATCGCGCCGGAGAGCCCCCCGATCACGAACAGCACGAGAAAGCCCAGGACGAAGTGCATCGCGGTCGACAGCACCAGCCGACCGGACACCATCGTCGCGAGCCAGGCGAAGATCTGCGTGCCGCTCGGGATCACCACCATGAAGCTCGCCGCCGAGATGATGCCCAGGGCGATCGTGGGGAGACCGACGGCGAACATGTGGTGGACCCAGACGCCGAAGCTGATGACGAAGATGAACAGCTCGGCCAGGACGATGTAGGTGTAGCCGACCATCGGGCGGTGGGAGAACGTGGGGATGATCGACGAGACGAGGCCGAGCGCCGGCAGGACGATCAGGTAGACCTCGGGATGGCCGAAGAACCAGAACAGGTGCTGCCAGAGGACCGGATCTCCGCCGCCGTCGGCGTCGTAGAAGTGGAAGCCGAACTTCCGCTCGAGCTCCAGGAACACGTTCGCCACGGTGAGCACGGGCAGCGCGAACACGACGGTGAGCGCGAACGCGAGCTCGCCCCACACGAAGATCGGGATGCGGTTGAGCGTCATCCCGGGCGCCCGGAGCTTGAGGATCGTAACGATGAAGTTGATCGCCCCGGCCGTCGTCGAGATGCCGATGAAGATCAGCCCGAGCGCGTAGAAGTCGATGGCCAGGGTCGGCGTGAACTGCTCGCTCGCGAGCGGCAGGTAGTTGAACCACCCGTCGTCCGGCGCCTGCCCCACGAGGAACGCCGAGTTCAGGAACACGCCCGCTCCCAAGAACACCCAGTACCCGAACGCGTTCAGGCGCGGGAACGCCATGTCGCGCGCGCCGATCATGAGCGGGACGAAGTAGTTCCCGAACCCCGAAAGGATCGGCGTCGCGACCAGGAACATCATCGTGACGCCGTGCATCGAGAAGAGCTCGTTGTACGTCTGCGGCGACAGCAACTCGAGCCCAGGAGCCGCGAGCTGGACGCGCATGAGCGTCGCCTCGAGTCCCGCGAGCACGAAGAAGAGGAAGCCCGTGTACAGGTAGCGGAGACCGATGCGCTTGTGATCCACCGTTCCGGCCCACGCGGAAAGCCCGGTTCCCTCGTGCCAGACGAGCTCGAGCCGCTCCGCGTACGACGCCATCAGTCGAGCGTCTCCAGGTAGTCGATGAGCGCGTCGAGGTCTGCATCGCTCAGCTCCGTCGGTGGCATCACGTTGCCCGGCTTGATCGACTGGGGGTCCTCGATCCACCGCGCGAGGTCTTCGTGGGAATTGGGGATCGTGCCCGCGGCGAGCGTCAGCCGCGACGCCATGTGCGTCAGATCCGGCCCGAGCGTGCCCGTAGCCTCCGTGCCACGGATCGTGTGACACCCGACGCACGTCGAGCTCATGAAGACGTCGAGCCCCGACGCCGTCTCGGTGTCCGACTCAGCAGGTTCCGCCTCGTTCTGCAACCACGCGTCGAACTCGTCGCGCGACTCGGCGATCACGTGGAACGCCATGTTCGCGTGCTGGAGACCGCAGAACTCCGCGCACTGGCCTCGGTACGTTCCTGGAATGTCGGTGCGGACGTCGAGGACGTTCGTCCGCCCGTCGATCATGTCGATCTTCGGCGCGAGCTCCGGCACCCAGAAGCTGTGGATCACGTCGTCGCTCGTCAGCCGGAACCGCACCGTTTCGCCCGTGGGGATGTGGATCTCGTTCGCGGTGACGGCTCCCCCCGGGTAGCGCACCTCCCACCACCACACGTGACCGATGACGTCGATCGTGAGCGTGGCGTCACCTTGTCCGGTGGTCGCGTCCAGGTCGCGAAGCGAGACGACGAACACGGCGATGAGGATCAGGGCGGGCACAGCGACGCCCGCGATGACGATGAACGGGTCTCCCCACGGCGGCGTCGTGCGGTCGATCTCCACGTCGCGCCGGTTCCGGCGGACGATCGCGGCGACCATCATCCCGAGAACGACGGCCAAGACGGCAAGCGAGATCCACAGCATCGACCACCACAGCCGGTCGATCCGCTGGGCGCTGTCGCCCTCCGGGCTCAAGACCGACGGCGACTCGGCCGAGCAGGCGGCGAGCACGAAGAGGATGACGACGGACAGGCCGCCACATCGCCGGATCGTGGCCAGTGCCTCGCCGACCCTCGCCCGTCGACGCACCGGGCAACCGTATCGCGGCTCGTCGCAGTGGCGCTGGCCGACGACGCCCGGGAAAGCAGCGGCCGACGGGGGCGCCGGCGTCGTTGCTCGGAGTGTTAGGACCCCGCCCGGCGCGGGTAGGAACGCGCGTTGGAGGTGATGTCGCGTGCGCATGGCACCTGCGAACCACGCCGACCGGACCTTCAGGAACCCCGCGTTCCAGGGATTCCTTCTGCTGCGGACGGCGTTCGTCGTGGCGCCGATCTTGTTCGGCATCGACAAGTTCTTCAACTTCATGGTCGAGTGGCCGGACTACCTGGCTCCGTGGATCAACGACCTGTTGCCGGGCACGGCGCAGCAGTTCATGTACGTGGTCGGTGGGATCGAGATCGCGGCCGGCCTGCTGGTTCTGCTGTCGCCGCGCTGGGGCAGCCTGGTCGTCGCCGCGTGGCTCGGCGCGATCATCGTCAACCTGCTGACGGCCGAGCCGCCGGAGTACTACGACATCGCGCTGCGTGACTTCGGGCTGTTCGTCGGTGCGATCACGCTGAACCGCCTGGCGGCCGCGTTCCGCGTGACGACGGTGGCGTCCGAGTTCGAACAGGAACAGCGCAAGGCCGCCTAAGGCGAAGCGCGCCTCAGGTTCGGAGCGCGGAGAGGAACTCGTCGAGGTCGGGCCCGATGCGAAAGCTCGGCTCGATCGTGCCCTCGAGGGCCTCGACGGTCTTGTAACCGTTGCCGGTGACGAGCGCGACGGTCTCCTCTCCGCGCTTCACCACGCCCGCGTCGACGAGGCGTTTCAGGACGGCGATGGTGACGCCGCCCGCGGTCTCCGTGAACACCCCCTCGGTCTCAGCGAGCAGTCGAACGCCCTCGAGCACCTCGGCCTCCGTGCAGGCCTCGACGACACCGCCGGTGGAGCGCGCCGTCTGGATCGCGTACCAGCCGTCCGCAGGGTTGCCGATCGCGAGCGACTTGGCCACGGTGTTCGGTCTCACGGGTCGCACCTCATCGGCGTTCGAGGCGAACGCCTGCGCGACGGGCGAGCACCCCTCGGCCTGTGCGCCACTGATCCGATAAGGCCGATCACCGACCGCACCGATCGCTGCCAGCTCGCGGAACGCGCGATGAACCTTAGTCATCAGCGCACCCGAGGCGACCGGAACGACGACGTGATCGGGGAGGCGCCAGCCCAACTGCTCGGCGACCTCGAACCCGAGCGACTTGGACCCCTCCGCGTAGTACGGGCGCATGTTCACGTTGACGAACGCCCAAGGCAGTGCGTCCGCGACCTCACTGCAGAGACGGTTGACGTCGTCGTACGAACCGTTGACCGCGACGACCTTCGCCCCGTAGGCCTCGGTGGCGAGGATCTTCGCCCGCTCGAGGTCGTCGGGAACGAACACGTAGCAGGGCATCCCGATCTTCGCGGCGTGCGCTGCGGTCGCGTTCGCCAAGTTGCCGGTGGACGCGCAGCTGATCGCCTCGAACCTGAACGAGCGCGCCATCGTGGTCGCAACGGTCACGACCCGATCCTTGAACGAGTTGGACGGGTTCACGCTGTCGTCCTTGATCCACAGCGTCTCCAGGCCGAGGGCATCGGCGAGACGGCCGGCTCGGCGCAGCGGCGTCAACCCGGCGCCCAGGTCGACGCGGTCGACGTCCGGCCCGCCGGGCAGCAGTGACTCGTACCGCCACAGCGACGTCGGGCCGGCTTCGACGTGCTTTCGGAAGTCGATGCCGTCGATCGCATCCAGGTCGTACGTGGGCTCGAGCGGTCCGAAGCACTCTTCGCAGATGGTGAGCGGCTCGACGGGATACCGCGCGCGGCACTCCCGACACTCGAGGGCGAGGGGAGAAACGATCGTCGCCATGGGGCGAGCAGCCTAGCTGCCCAGGCACGGTCGCGCATCGGTCGAAGATGCGTCCCGAGAGGT
This portion of the Actinomycetota bacterium genome encodes:
- the ctaD gene encoding cytochrome c oxidase subunit I gives rise to the protein MASYAERLELVWHEGTGLSAWAGTVDHKRIGLRYLYTGFLFFVLAGLEATLMRVQLAAPGLELLSPQTYNELFSMHGVTMMFLVATPILSGFGNYFVPLMIGARDMAFPRLNAFGYWVFLGAGVFLNSAFLVGQAPDDGWFNYLPLASEQFTPTLAIDFYALGLIFIGISTTAGAINFIVTILKLRAPGMTLNRIPIFVWGELAFALTVVFALPVLTVANVFLELERKFGFHFYDADGGGDPVLWQHLFWFFGHPEVYLIVLPALGLVSSIIPTFSHRPMVGYTYIVLAELFIFVISFGVWVHHMFAVGLPTIALGIISAASFMVVIPSGTQIFAWLATMVSGRLVLSTAMHFVLGFLVLFVIGGLSGAMFSAVPFDQATTDSYFVVAHFHYVLAGGAMFPMFAGLYYWGPKMLGRLLDERLGKISFWLMFVGFNLTFFPMHIAGLLGQPRRTYTYASGLGWDLHNLLSTIGVFVMAVGILVTFWNWFRSRAHGEPAGEDPWSGDTLEWTTMSPPPEFNFATIPTVRSREPAWDQPELQGGAQPPENGGRPLTDGHTTLATTLADAAPQAIVHMPHASPWPLFLTLALMVAFYGVLLSSWMVAAVGAIASAGTLTGWLWPRGETQET
- the coxB gene encoding cytochrome c oxidase subunit II, with translation MRRRARVGEALATIRRCGGLSVVILFVLAACSAESPSVLSPEGDSAQRIDRLWWSMLWISLAVLAVVLGMMVAAIVRRNRRDVEIDRTTPPWGDPFIVIAGVAVPALILIAVFVVSLRDLDATTGQGDATLTIDVIGHVWWWEVRYPGGAVTANEIHIPTGETVRFRLTSDDVIHSFWVPELAPKIDMIDGRTNVLDVRTDIPGTYRGQCAEFCGLQHANMAFHVIAESRDEFDAWLQNEAEPAESDTETASGLDVFMSSTCVGCHTIRGTEATGTLGPDLTHMASRLTLAAGTIPNSHEDLARWIEDPQSIKPGNVMPPTELSDADLDALIDYLETLD
- a CDS encoding DoxX family membrane protein, with amino-acid sequence MAPANHADRTFRNPAFQGFLLLRTAFVVAPILFGIDKFFNFMVEWPDYLAPWINDLLPGTAQQFMYVVGGIEIAAGLLVLLSPRWGSLVVAAWLGAIIVNLLTAEPPEYYDIALRDFGLFVGAITLNRLAAAFRVTTVASEFEQEQRKAA
- the thrC gene encoding threonine synthase, with amino-acid sequence MATIVSPLALECRECRARYPVEPLTICEECFGPLEPTYDLDAIDGIDFRKHVEAGPTSLWRYESLLPGGPDVDRVDLGAGLTPLRRAGRLADALGLETLWIKDDSVNPSNSFKDRVVTVATTMARSFRFEAISCASTGNLANATAAHAAKIGMPCYVFVPDDLERAKILATEAYGAKVVAVNGSYDDVNRLCSEVADALPWAFVNVNMRPYYAEGSKSLGFEVAEQLGWRLPDHVVVPVASGALMTKVHRAFRELAAIGAVGDRPYRISGAQAEGCSPVAQAFASNADEVRPVRPNTVAKSLAIGNPADGWYAIQTARSTGGVVEACTEAEVLEGVRLLAETEGVFTETAGGVTIAVLKRLVDAGVVKRGEETVALVTGNGYKTVEALEGTIEPSFRIGPDLDEFLSALRT